The following is a genomic window from bacterium.
GACCATCAGTCTTATTTCATCGTTCTCAAACAAGTCCAATTTCGAATAGACTGAGTTTTTCTTGAGTTTAAATTTGTCAATGATGGGTTTCGCTTCGCAATGCAGCGCGGTTACTACAAATATCACTTAATGTTCCTTCTTCTCGCACAGTTCCAGTAAGACTCCGCCTGTTGATTTGGGATGAACAAAGGCGATCTTTGTCCCGTGGGCGCCGTCCTTTGCCACCTCGTCGATTAACTGGAATCCTTTTTGTTTGAGTTCTGATAATGTAGACTGAACATCGGAAACATGAATGGCCATGTGTGCAATACCGCCCCTATTGCCGTTCTTCTCGATAAATTTCGCAATAGGACTTGCAGGATCGGTTGCGGCCAGCAGTTCAATCATGGATTCCCCTATTTTAAAAAATGCAGTTTTTACTTTTTGATCTTCTACTACCTCCGTCCCTTGAAAT
Proteins encoded in this region:
- the mce gene encoding methylmalonyl-CoA epimerase, encoding MSLNKIDHVGIAVTDLDKSIELYKAMGFEFQGTEVVEDQKVKTAFFKIGESMIELLAATDPASPIAKFIEKNGNRGGIAHMAIHVSDVQSTLSELKQKGFQLIDEVAKDGAHGTKIAFVHPKSTGGVLLELCEKKEH